In Triticum aestivum cultivar Chinese Spring chromosome 5B, IWGSC CS RefSeq v2.1, whole genome shotgun sequence, the following proteins share a genomic window:
- the LOC123112570 gene encoding uncharacterized protein has product MGLMALNRLMSRQREQKQKRNRGRMEANNGWIASFSKRNRSPCRQDVNSHGGKKVRYPMPDLPEDIWRHIHFLLPMQDAARAACLSRSFQSSWKCYPNLTFTNETMCSKETLCKRTTGSNVIRDYNNKIDRVLRNHSGAGVKKLRLEYYVIPCDAEPYHHLTSWLQIAVTPGIEQLHLTLSPKDATFNFPCMLLSETCQGSMQYLHLANLDLHPTFQLGLRTLRTLHLCNVHITEDELGCLLTHSFALAHLRLQYCHDIIRLEIPCLLQRLRFLEVLECSLQVLEINAPNIFRLRLLDFSVQFLLGKSWKMKNLMLNNSFVISYAIDNLPSCAPKVETLTIHSSYEILNVPVASSKFRHLKFLNIYLAGLHSHRDYDYLSLVSFFDASPLLEKFVLLVSRVQSKYDWFEGDPSSLRQMSELNLRMVSYLNYT; this is encoded by the exons ATGGATGGATCGCTTCATTTTCTAAAAGAAACAGATCACCCTGCCGACAGGATGTTAATTCTCATGGTGGCAAAAAAGTAAGATATCCAATGCCAGATCTTCCAGAG GACATCTGGCGTCATATACATTTCCTACTGCCAATGCAAGATGCTGCCCGTGCTGCCTGTTTGTCTAGGTCCTTCCAAAGCTCCTGGAAATGCTATCCCAATCTTACCTTCACTAATGAAACAATGTGCTCCAAAGAAACTTTATGTAAGAGAACAACAGGCTCAAATGTTATAAGAGACTACAACAACAAGATTGACCGTGTTTTAAGAAACCACTCAGGAGCTGGTGTGAAGAAATTGAGGCTTGAATACTATGTTATTCCTTGTGATGCAGAACCGTATCATCATCTCACCAGTTGGCTCCAGATTGCGGTTACACCAGGGATTGAACAACTCCACCTTACATTATCCCCGAAGGATGCAACGTTTAACTTTCCATGCATGCTTCTATCTGAGACATGTCAAGGCTCGATGCAGTATCTTCACCTTGCCAATTTGGACTTACATCCCACATTTCAACTTGGTTTGAGAACCCTGAGAACGCTGCATCTGTGTAATGTGCATATTACTGAGGATGAGTTAGGGTGCCTTCTGACCCATTCCTTTGCTTTGGCACATTTGAGACTTCAATATTGTCATGACATCATTCGCCTGGAGATACCTTGTCTGCTGCAGCGGCTCAGGTTCCTGGAAGTGCTGGAATGTAGCCTTCAGGTGTTAGAGATCAATGCCCCAAATATCTTCAGATTGCGCTTATTAGATTTTAGTGTGCAATTCTTGCTTGGAAAGTCATGGAAGATGAAGAACCTGATGTTGAACAATAGCTTTGTCATCAGTTATGCTATTGACAACCTTCCTTCCTGTGCACCAAAAGTTGAGACTCTTACCATACATTCTAGTTATGAG ATACTTAATGTACCAGTGGCATCTAGCAAATTTCGCCACCTCAAGTTCTTGAATATTTATCTTGCTGGACTCCATTCTCATCGGGACTATGATTACTTAtccttagtttctttttttgatgCTTCTCCTTTGTTGGAGAAGTTTGTCTTGCTT GTATCACGAGTGCAGTCCAAGTATGACTGGTTTGAGGGAGATCCCTCATCTCTGAGACAAATGTCAGAACTAAATCTGAGAATGGTTTCATACCTAAACTATACTTGA